Proteins encoded within one genomic window of Trichoderma asperellum chromosome 2, complete sequence:
- a CDS encoding uncharacterized protein (EggNog:ENOG41), giving the protein MPSIDSPRYLRIGVDVGGTNTDGVILDPLQAASPGKGILAWHKAPTTTNPSIGINDAITAMFESAAIHPSEIESVTIGTTHFVNAVVERDAARLSTVAVIRLCGPFSKHAPPCVDWPDDMRQMILGHYALLKGGLEVDGNLISDIDEREIKQQCDIIREKGIKSIVVNGVFSPIDTIERQEERAAAIIKANLPGYDVLCSKEIANLGFLERENAAILNASILSFARKTIRSFQAPIKRLGLHCPVFITQNDGTVLSGEMAARLPIRTFSSGPTNSMRGAAFLAQGQVSEAAMVVDIGGTTTDVGLLHANGFPRQQAAYSDLAGIRMNFSCPDIKSIGLGGGSIVRTDNGLTVGPDSVGHKLQQESVVFGGTITTTTDCIVQANPDLKVGDADLVKDLLTGEQLELFRSIIQNKIEKAIDKMKTSPEDIPVLLVGGGAILSPDKLKGASRVLKPEWAQVANAIGAAMARVSAVVDTVKSTESKTTAQLLEEVSNEAIAKTISAGASPTSIEVVEKETLPLQYIAHKTRFIVRAAGDFDLGKIEVKSAPEADDEEENIGDMTQYEKLAKRPETSSKEQQDKELDILNYRPTVKNRVWYISETDANWIATGCYILGTGGGGSPYSHLVRLKQELHKGAVVRVVNPHDLADDDQIGCGGGVGSPTVGIEKLPADELLEAQEEIFKICSQPATHMISIEIGGGNGLQAMILGASTNMNLPAVDGDWMGRAYPTKWQTTPIVFNERSPVWSPIAMSDGNGNVVVMPKATSDLAVERILRAALTQMGSHTGSAESPVTGAETKRWVVEHTISQAWRIGRGVARARKENRVDNVAESIIEECGGKGAGRVLWKGKIVGVERTLRGGYVYGECFIEGVDVRQDSDGLQQGGISPASFKGTIKIPFKNENIAALRVRDDGKEEQQGDVLAIVPDLITVIDAQNGEAIGTPEYRYGLLVVVLGLAASDKWTGSKRGIEIGGPAGFGIDHLKFTPLGTFVKPQSVIDEYDPGV; this is encoded by the exons ATGCCTTCCATAGACTCGCCTAGATATCTTCGCATAGGAGTCGATGTTGGCGGTACAAACACCGACGGCGTCATTTTAGATCCCCTCcaagcagcatctccaggTAAAGGAATCCTAGCATGGCACAAAGCCCCTACGACTACAAATCCTAGCATTGGTATCAATGATGCCATCACTGCCATGTTCGAATCCGctgccatccatccatccgaGATTGAGAGTGTAACTATTGGAACGACTCACTTTGTCAATGCTGTTGTCGAGAGAGACGCTGCCCGGCTATCTACTGTGGCTGTTATCCGACTCTGCGGGCCTTTCTCAAAACACGCTCCTCCTTGTGTGGATTGGCCAGATGACATGAGACAGATGATTTTAGGGCATTATGCACTTCTAAAAGGCGGCTTAGAAGTAGACGGCAATCTCATTTCGGACattgatgagagagagattaAACAGCAATGCGATATTATTCGCGAAAAGGGCATCAAGAGCATCGTTGTCAACGGGGTTTTTAGCCCGATAGACACCATAGAACGACAGGAAGAGCGAGCTGCGGCCATTATCAAGGCAAATTTGCCCGGCTATGATGTTCTTTGTTCCAAAGAAATCGCCAATCTAGGATTCTTGGAGCGCGAAAACGCAGCCATCCTGAATGCTTCCATCCTTTCCTTCGCCAGAAAGACCATTAGATCTTTCCAGGCACCGATTAAGCGTCTAGGTTTGCATTGTCCCGTATTCATCACCCAGAATGATGGGACTGTCTTGTCAGGAGAGATGGCAGCGAGACTACCCATCCGGACTTTTTCAAGCGGCCCAACAAATAGTATGAGAGGCGCAGCGTTCCTTGCCCAAGGTCAAGTATCCGAAGCAGCCATGGTCGTTGACATCGGAGGCACGACTACAGACGTGGGTCTGCTTCATGCTAATGGCTTTCCCCGGCAACAAGCTGCATATAGTGACCTTGCTGGCATAAGAATGAACTTCTCCTGTCCAGACATCAAGAGCATTGGACTTGGAGGAGGTTCTATTGTCAGGACTGACAATGGCTTGACTGTTGGCCCAGATAGTGTTGGCCACAAGCTCCAACAAGAGTCTGTTGTTTTCGGTGGCACTATCACTACCACTACAGATTGCATAGTGCAAGCGAACCCTGATTTGAAGGTAGGCGATGCAGATCTTGTAAAGGATTTACTTACTGGAGAGCAACTTGAACTTTTCAGAAGCATAATCCAGAACAAGATTGAGAAGGCCATTGACAAGATGAAAACATCTCCCGAGGATATTCCAGTTCTTCTTGTTGGTGGTGGAGCTATTCTGTCTCCAGACAAGCTTAAAGGAGCAAGTAGAGTGCTCAAGCCAGAGTGGGCACAGGTCGCAAACGCAATCGGggcagccatggcaagaGTCAGCGCAGTTGTTGATACAGTCAAGTCTACAGAGTCAAAGACTACCGCTCagctgctggaagaggtTAGCAATGAGGCGATTGCAAAGACGATTTCTGCCGGAGCTTCGCCCACGTCTATTGAGGTGGTCGAGAAGGAAACTCTACCACTCCAA TACATTGCCCATAAAACTAGATTCATTGTTCGCGCTGCTGGTGATTTCGATCTTGGAAAAATTGAAGTCAAATCAGCTCCTGAagccgatgacgaagaagaaaacatcGGTGACATGACCCAATATGAGAAATTGGCAAAGCGGCCGGAAACATCATccaaagagcagcaagataAGGAACTCGACATCCTCAACTATAGACCGACTGTCAAAAACCGCGTATGGTACATATCAGAAACGGACGCCAATTGGATCGCGACGGGCTGTTACATCCTTGGTACCGGCGGTGGTGGATCCCCCTACTCTCATTTAGTGCGTTTAAAGCAGGAGCTCCATAAAGGAGCAGTTGTGAGGGTTGTAAATCCTCATGACCTCGCCGATGATGATCAGATTGGCTGTGGAGGTGGCGTGGGAAGTCCTACAGTTGGTATCGAGAAGCTCCCCGccgatgagctgctggaggctCAAGAGgagatatttaaaatatGTTCTCAGCCCGCCACTCATATGATTTCCATTGAGATTGGTGGCGGAAACGGCCTCCAAGCGATGATACTAGGGGCTAGCACAAACATGAACCTGCCAGCCGTCGACGGAGATTGGATGGGGCGTGCATATCCGACAAAGTGGCAGACGACGCCCATTGTTTTCAACGAGCGATCTCCGGTCTGGTCTCCCATTGCCATGTCCGATGGAAATGGCAATGTTGTTGTCATGCCAAAAGCAACGTCTGACCTTGCTGTTGAACGAATTTTACGAGCCGCTCTCACTCAAATGGGGTCTCATACGGGATCTGCTGAGTCTCCGGTAACTGGAGCAGAGACGAAGCGATGGGTTGTAGAGCACACCATATCACAAGCCTGGAGAATTGGACGTGGCGTTGCTCGTGCCCGAAAAGAGAACAGAGTAGACAATGTGGCCGAATCCATCATAGAGGAGTGTGGTGGAAAAGGGGCCGGCAGAGTGCTCTGGAAGGGCAAGATTGTGGGTGTTGAGCGGACGCTGAGAGGGGGGTATGTGTATGGCGAATGTTTCATCGAAGGAGTTGATGTGAGGCAGGATAGCGACGGCTTACAGCAAGGCGGAATTAGCCCAGCCTCCTTTAAAGGCACCATAAAGATTCCCTTCAAGAACGAAAACATTGCAGCTCTCAGGGTGCGAGACGACGGGAAAGAAGAACAGCAAGGAGATGTTTTGGCCATTGTGCCCGACTTGATCACTGTGATTGATGCACAGAACGGCGAGGCTATCGGCACCCCAGAATATAGATACGGGCTGCTAGTGGTCGTGTTGGGGCTCGCTGCGAGCGACAAATGGACAGGAAGCAAACGGGGCATAGAGATTGGGGGTCCTGCGGGCTTTGGGATCGATCACCTGAAGTTCACTCCTCTGGGGACATTTGTCAAGCCACAGAGCGTTATTGATGAATACGATCCCGGCGTCTAA